In Flavobacterium gelatinilyticum, a genomic segment contains:
- a CDS encoding cytochrome-c peroxidase, giving the protein MKPLLLKTLFFTLFIGFIYSLLSFSAAFCEKITHSDLRELYSKPVKEWPKPTIDKGVTWQEFESLTIDTSYYDTMSEPKVILGQMLFFDPKLSGSNQISCSSCHDPELAWGDGREKSLGNDHLQGQRNTPSLYNIAARKTFFWDGRALTLEEQAQGPITAHHEMNMESKTLAKKLKKVKGYAVLFQNAYGTPEITYEKILHSLADFQKTIRSKRSRFDAFIDGDYTQLTDQEIQGMHLFRTKARCMNCHSGKYLTDESFHNIGLTYYKREYEDLGLYNITKKAEDAGRFRTPSLRDVMHTGPWMHNGLFDNMTGIINMYNSGMHMIDPDENEKAADPLFPQTDVLMQRLNLNDQEIEALVSFIKTLSGRQYKMERPQILR; this is encoded by the coding sequence ATGAAACCTTTATTATTAAAAACTCTTTTTTTTACACTTTTTATCGGGTTTATCTATTCACTTTTGAGTTTTAGTGCCGCATTTTGCGAGAAGATAACCCATTCTGACTTACGCGAATTATACAGTAAACCGGTCAAAGAATGGCCAAAACCAACGATTGATAAAGGTGTAACCTGGCAGGAATTTGAATCTTTAACTATCGATACCAGTTATTACGATACCATGAGTGAGCCGAAAGTTATTTTAGGTCAGATGCTTTTCTTTGATCCTAAACTTTCAGGTTCCAATCAGATTTCCTGCAGCAGCTGCCACGATCCGGAACTGGCCTGGGGCGATGGGAGAGAAAAATCTCTTGGGAATGATCATTTGCAGGGACAGAGAAATACGCCGTCATTATACAATATTGCAGCCAGAAAAACTTTCTTTTGGGATGGCCGTGCCCTGACTCTTGAAGAACAGGCACAAGGACCAATTACGGCACATCATGAAATGAATATGGAGTCGAAAACGCTGGCTAAAAAACTAAAAAAAGTCAAGGGCTATGCGGTTTTGTTTCAGAACGCCTATGGAACTCCTGAGATTACCTATGAAAAAATCCTGCATTCGCTGGCCGATTTCCAAAAAACAATCCGCAGTAAAAGAAGTCGTTTTGATGCTTTTATTGATGGCGATTACACTCAGTTAACCGATCAGGAAATTCAGGGAATGCATCTTTTCCGTACCAAAGCACGCTGTATGAACTGTCACTCCGGAAAATACCTTACAGATGAATCATTTCATAATATCGGACTTACCTATTACAAACGGGAATATGAAGACCTGGGACTTTACAACATTACCAAAAAAGCCGAAGATGCAGGCCGATTCAGAACCCCATCGCTCAGAGATGTAATGCACACAGGCCCGTGGATGCACAACGGTTTGTTCGACAATATGACCGGAATTATCAATATGTACAACAGCGGTATGCACATGATCGATCCCGATGAAAATGAAAAGGCTGCCGATCCTTTATTTCCGCAGACCGATGTTTTAATGCAGCGCTTAAATCTCAATGATCAAGAAATCGAGGCATTGGTCTCTTTTATAAAAACTTTATCAGGAAGACAATATAAAATGGAGCGTCCGCAGATTTTGAGGTAA
- a CDS encoding GNAT family N-acetyltransferase — protein sequence MDAFLNTIHKVHTNEYKDLLLVWESAVKATHDFLKPEDFIFYKELIPNFFEQVTLHCIKNENLQITGFIGTHEENLEMLFVTADEIGKGIGKKLLLYALENLNITKVDVNKDNLKAAAFYKHFGFEIKSVSDLDGFGKPYPILHLEIKK from the coding sequence ATGGATGCATTTTTAAACACTATTCATAAAGTTCATACAAATGAATACAAAGACTTGCTTTTAGTTTGGGAATCTGCTGTAAAGGCAACACACGATTTTTTAAAACCTGAAGATTTCATTTTTTACAAAGAACTTATTCCTAACTTTTTTGAGCAGGTAACTTTGCATTGCATAAAAAATGAAAACCTTCAGATAACAGGATTTATAGGAACGCACGAAGAAAATCTGGAAATGTTATTTGTGACTGCAGATGAAATTGGAAAAGGCATTGGGAAAAAACTCTTACTTTATGCCTTAGAAAACCTCAACATTACCAAAGTTGATGTAAATAAAGACAACCTAAAAGCTGCTGCCTTTTATAAACATTTTGGTTTCGAGATCAAATCCGTTTCCGATTTAGACGGATTCGGGAAACCCTATCCTATTTTACATTTGGAAATTAAAAAATAA
- a CDS encoding phospholipase A: MHSKYLFIFLILFSIQSKSQIVEEKKNFRAADSLLKESSFSVHRDNYFLTGVPLNTDITRNTADVKYQVSFKLRLNSKPLWGGFFPYLMYTQKAFWDIYASSKPFSEINFNPGVAIVRPFYLKGDRLTYGTISLEHESNGRDSIYSRTWNMLAFSLKSQVSPRWIVGLRGWIPLVDKEDNPGLTQYVGYGEASATYQIQPGRWSADVLFRKGSGVMKYGSLQTQLNWRPYKDENYYLTLQWFVGYTESLIDYQEHRSMLRIGFTIKPENMGIF; this comes from the coding sequence ATGCACTCAAAATACCTGTTTATATTTCTCATTTTGTTTTCAATACAATCAAAATCGCAGATTGTAGAAGAGAAAAAAAATTTCCGCGCCGCCGATTCATTACTTAAAGAATCCAGTTTTTCTGTCCACCGCGACAATTACTTTTTAACCGGTGTACCTCTTAATACCGATATCACCAGAAACACCGCCGATGTAAAATATCAGGTAAGTTTCAAACTTCGATTAAATTCAAAACCATTATGGGGCGGTTTTTTCCCCTACTTAATGTACACCCAGAAAGCATTCTGGGATATTTATGCCAGTTCAAAACCCTTTTCAGAAATCAATTTTAATCCCGGTGTGGCGATTGTGCGTCCGTTTTATTTAAAAGGAGACCGATTAACCTACGGAACCATTTCTCTGGAGCACGAATCAAACGGAAGGGATTCTATCTATTCAAGAACCTGGAATATGCTTGCGTTTTCCTTAAAATCGCAGGTTTCGCCGAGATGGATTGTTGGGCTTCGCGGATGGATTCCGCTTGTTGATAAAGAAGACAATCCGGGATTAACACAATATGTGGGTTATGGGGAAGCCAGCGCAACGTATCAGATACAACCCGGACGATGGAGCGCCGATGTGCTTTTTAGAAAAGGAAGCGGTGTTATGAAATACGGTTCACTGCAGACACAGCTGAACTGGAGACCTTACAAAGACGAAAATTATTATCTCACCCTGCAATGGTTTGTGGGATATACCGAGAGTTTAATCGATTATCAGGAACACAGAAGTATGCTGCGAATAGGTTTTACCATTAAACCCGAAAACATGGGGATTTTTTAG
- a CDS encoding fatty acid desaturase family protein, translating into MEKLKRPVYLKAGTDDFFKKMRTEVNETVLQDASLYRLNVIKSLGLLVVFFVFYSGILFFGNNTSLLYLFYILCGFTMIVLFINAFHDAAHGALFKKGKHNEWFLYVLELFGSNHWLWMRRHINLHHAYPNVPDWDIDIKQSDIIRIFPNSPLFGYHKFQHIYMWFIYPLYSLNWIYIRDFKDFFGTKNNYVKKVVDTIPAKQIFILFAAKIINLFYILFLPMIVLNQPWYVVLGGWFAMHLSGSVLGVVALVSTHVDEDAHFPGTDEDGNLSATWAVHQMIVTKDFSTNSKLANFLYGGFTHHVAHHLFPGVGHTYYPYITPIIMRYAEEYDLPYTSYPFYHAVRSHFRMLKNKGVKENILMTGEI; encoded by the coding sequence ATGGAAAAATTAAAACGCCCGGTTTATCTGAAAGCCGGTACTGATGATTTTTTTAAGAAGATGCGCACAGAAGTAAACGAAACTGTTTTGCAGGACGCATCATTGTACCGTTTAAATGTCATAAAATCTTTAGGTCTTCTTGTTGTGTTTTTTGTGTTCTACAGCGGGATTTTATTTTTTGGGAACAATACGTCCTTACTCTATCTTTTTTACATTTTGTGCGGTTTTACCATGATTGTACTTTTTATAAATGCTTTTCATGATGCCGCACACGGCGCTTTGTTTAAAAAAGGAAAACACAACGAATGGTTCTTGTACGTTTTAGAACTTTTTGGAAGCAATCACTGGCTCTGGATGCGCCGTCATATAAATCTGCACCATGCCTATCCCAACGTTCCTGATTGGGATATCGATATAAAACAAAGCGATATTATCCGTATTTTTCCTAATAGTCCGCTTTTTGGGTATCATAAATTCCAGCACATTTATATGTGGTTTATTTATCCGCTGTATAGTCTGAACTGGATTTACATCCGCGACTTTAAGGATTTCTTCGGAACAAAAAATAATTACGTCAAGAAAGTAGTAGATACAATTCCAGCAAAGCAGATTTTTATTTTATTTGCTGCCAAAATCATTAATCTTTTCTACATTCTTTTTCTACCCATGATTGTCCTTAATCAGCCGTGGTATGTGGTTTTAGGCGGATGGTTTGCGATGCATTTATCAGGCAGCGTACTTGGAGTAGTAGCTTTGGTTTCGACACATGTTGATGAAGATGCTCATTTTCCCGGAACCGATGAAGACGGAAATCTTTCGGCTACCTGGGCAGTGCACCAGATGATTGTAACCAAAGATTTCAGCACCAACAGCAAACTGGCAAATTTCTTATACGGAGGTTTTACGCATCACGTAGCACATCATCTTTTTCCAGGAGTGGGACATACCTATTATCCGTATATTACACCCATAATTATGCGTTATGCCGAAGAATATGATCTTCCGTATACTTCTTATCCGTTTTATCATGCCGTGCGGTCTCATTTCAGAATGCTGAAGAATAAAGGTGTGAAAGAAAATATTTTAATGACGGGGGAGATTTAG
- a CDS encoding CocE/NonD family hydrolase: MHRRVSFLILSLFLVINSVSAQQTKKAQTADKENNYDIQDSVSIRTRDGAFLSAMIARKKNDTEPKPVILQYTIYVRDKGRDLKSIKESVDKGYIGMIVYARGKRFSPNEINPYEDESTDVYDAIDWISKQKWCTGSVAMFGGSYNGFTQWAACKKMHPALKTIVPYVANRPGMGHPMENNVFINPNYEWAFYVGNSKYPDTVAGNDRKRFRTMQFKWWESGTAYKKLDSIDGVPNRWFQKWISHPSFDVYWQKMAPYKTEFSQINIPVLAFDGYYNDSQNSSLYYLRELEKYSPKTPFYLVIGPYGHFGTQIGGEAVLYDYKVDPVSLIDIKKITYQWFDYILKKGPKPEILKDKINYEVMGANEWKSASSFEKMQNGFLTFYLSNSKEKGFYKALSAKPKKQEYLTQEVDFANREISNNDYYPDPIIKKEVNLNDGYFFISEPLTEPLLVNGSFLGEIKAGINKKDLDLGVTLYEVTPEGDYFHLSYYIGRASYAKDIEKRQLLKPDTIETIPFSNTHLVSRKLKKGSRLLIALTVNKNAFSQLNYGTGKEVSEETIRDAKEPLRIKWYTDSFVKIPVLR; this comes from the coding sequence ATGCACAGAAGGGTATCATTTTTAATTTTGAGTTTATTTTTGGTTATAAATTCTGTTTCAGCACAACAGACTAAAAAAGCACAGACAGCAGATAAAGAGAATAATTATGATATTCAGGACAGTGTTTCAATCCGCACCCGGGACGGCGCTTTTTTATCGGCCATGATTGCCCGTAAAAAAAATGATACTGAACCAAAACCTGTTATTCTACAATATACCATTTATGTACGTGATAAAGGCAGGGACCTGAAATCGATAAAAGAATCTGTTGATAAAGGCTATATCGGCATGATTGTATATGCAAGAGGAAAGCGTTTCAGCCCCAATGAAATTAACCCATATGAAGATGAAAGCACCGATGTTTATGATGCAATCGACTGGATTAGTAAACAAAAATGGTGTACCGGAAGTGTGGCAATGTTTGGAGGCAGTTATAACGGCTTTACACAATGGGCTGCCTGCAAAAAAATGCATCCGGCGCTTAAAACCATCGTTCCGTATGTCGCTAACCGGCCTGGAATGGGGCATCCAATGGAAAATAATGTTTTTATAAATCCCAATTACGAATGGGCCTTTTACGTTGGTAACAGTAAATATCCTGATACCGTTGCAGGAAATGACAGAAAGCGTTTTAGAACTATGCAGTTTAAGTGGTGGGAATCCGGAACGGCTTATAAAAAACTGGACAGCATAGACGGAGTTCCAAACAGATGGTTTCAAAAATGGATCAGTCATCCTTCATTTGACGTGTATTGGCAGAAAATGGCACCTTATAAAACCGAATTTTCCCAAATTAATATTCCTGTTCTGGCTTTTGACGGTTATTATAATGATTCTCAAAACTCGAGTTTGTATTACCTAAGGGAACTTGAAAAATACAGCCCCAAAACGCCTTTTTATCTTGTTATTGGACCTTACGGACATTTTGGAACACAAATTGGCGGCGAAGCGGTTCTTTATGATTATAAAGTTGATCCCGTTTCTTTGATTGATATTAAAAAAATCACGTATCAATGGTTTGATTATATTTTGAAGAAAGGACCAAAACCTGAAATTTTAAAGGATAAAATCAATTATGAAGTTATGGGGGCAAATGAGTGGAAAAGCGCTTCTTCATTTGAAAAAATGCAAAATGGTTTCCTGACTTTTTATCTCTCAAACAGCAAGGAGAAAGGTTTTTACAAAGCCCTTTCTGCAAAACCCAAAAAACAAGAATACCTAACTCAGGAAGTTGATTTTGCCAACCGTGAAATCAGCAATAACGATTATTATCCGGACCCAATCATCAAAAAAGAAGTGAATTTAAATGATGGCTATTTCTTTATAAGTGAACCTTTAACCGAACCGCTTCTTGTAAATGGTTCTTTTTTAGGCGAAATTAAAGCCGGCATCAACAAAAAAGATCTGGATCTGGGTGTAACACTTTATGAAGTAACTCCCGAAGGAGATTATTTTCATCTCTCTTATTATATTGGCCGGGCGAGTTATGCAAAAGATATTGAAAAAAGACAGCTTCTTAAACCGGATACAATCGAAACGATTCCATTCTCAAACACACATTTGGTAAGCAGAAAGTTAAAAAAAGGAAGCCGTTTATTGATTGCTCTCACAGTAAATAAAAATGCCTTTTCGCAATTAAATTACGGAACCGGAAAAGAGGTAAGCGAGGAAACAATACGCGATGCTAAAGAACCTCTTAGAATTAAATGGTACACGGATAGTTTTGTAAAGATTCCGGTTTTGAGGTAA
- a CDS encoding M15 family metallopeptidase, protein MLHFIKTFFVLVFSFSMLTVNAQHEAYEVPAHEQIPDTTFVNLKNYSKDFVYDMKYATEDNFLKAKVYDCAECLLRLKTVKALVAANKDFIKKGYKIKLYDCYRPLSIQKKMWEIVSNPKYVADPKKGSIHNRGGAVDISLVDLNGKELDMGTTFDFFGPEAGHNYIKFSKQVLANRKFLKKVMIQNGFNSFDSEWWHYNLKAGLKEGLSNQKWNCE, encoded by the coding sequence ATGTTACATTTTATAAAAACCTTTTTTGTTTTAGTGTTTTCATTTTCAATGCTTACCGTAAATGCGCAGCACGAAGCCTACGAGGTTCCGGCACATGAGCAGATTCCTGATACAACTTTTGTAAACCTAAAAAACTACAGTAAAGATTTTGTCTACGATATGAAGTATGCCACAGAAGATAATTTTCTGAAAGCCAAAGTATACGATTGTGCCGAATGTTTACTGCGCTTAAAAACCGTTAAAGCATTGGTTGCAGCCAATAAAGATTTTATTAAAAAAGGATATAAAATAAAGCTGTACGATTGTTACCGTCCTTTATCGATCCAGAAGAAGATGTGGGAAATTGTATCGAACCCAAAATATGTGGCTGATCCAAAAAAAGGCTCCATCCATAATAGAGGAGGAGCCGTTGATATTTCGTTAGTTGACCTGAACGGTAAAGAACTGGATATGGGAACCACTTTTGATTTTTTTGGTCCCGAAGCAGGTCACAACTATATTAAATTTTCTAAACAAGTACTTGCAAACCGTAAATTCCTGAAAAAAGTAATGATCCAGAACGGATTCAATTCATTCGATTCAGAATGGTGGCATTACAACTTAAAAGCCGGTTTAAAAGAAGGACTTTCAAACCAAAAATGGAATTGCGAATAA
- a CDS encoding THUMP-like domain-containing protein, which yields MNTSILSKSIQDFITLNSSESITKLALQKNPFPEVEWILILNQIEAKGKAKDKLPAWFAAENIIYPSKVSVEQTSSEKTAAYKASLIEGKSLIDLTGGFGVDDYYFSKKFETVSHCEINEDLSAIVKHNFEQLGVKNCFCYAGDSLNILKESKSKWDWIYIDPSRRNDAKGKVFMLKDCLPNVPELLDFYLEKADSVLIKTAPLLDITAGLSELNFVKNIHIIALENEVKELLFEIHKNYSGEITIKTANILKEKTETFEFVLGSETEFPSYNLPQKYLYEPNSAIMKSGGFDEVSTAFKIHKLHKHSHLYTSETLIDFPGRSFEVEKVISYNKNEMKNELQNQQANVTTRNFPETVENIRKKWKIKNGGNMYCFFTTDKNDNKIVLICRKIT from the coding sequence TTGAACACTTCTATTTTAAGCAAAAGCATTCAGGATTTTATAACGCTGAATAGCAGTGAATCAATAACAAAATTAGCGCTTCAAAAAAATCCGTTCCCGGAGGTGGAATGGATTTTAATTTTAAACCAGATTGAAGCCAAAGGAAAAGCAAAAGACAAACTGCCGGCCTGGTTTGCTGCAGAGAATATAATCTATCCTTCTAAAGTTTCGGTTGAGCAGACCTCATCAGAAAAAACGGCGGCATATAAAGCTTCTTTAATCGAAGGAAAATCGCTGATTGACCTTACGGGAGGTTTTGGTGTTGATGATTATTATTTTTCGAAGAAATTCGAAACGGTGTCTCACTGCGAAATAAATGAAGATTTGTCTGCCATTGTAAAACATAATTTTGAACAATTAGGCGTAAAAAACTGCTTTTGCTATGCGGGAGACTCTTTAAATATCCTGAAAGAATCCAAATCAAAATGGGATTGGATTTACATTGATCCATCCCGAAGAAACGATGCAAAAGGCAAAGTTTTTATGCTGAAAGACTGTCTGCCTAATGTGCCGGAATTACTGGATTTTTATTTAGAAAAAGCCGATTCTGTTTTAATTAAAACCGCACCTTTGCTCGATATTACAGCAGGCTTATCTGAACTCAATTTTGTAAAAAACATTCATATTATCGCTTTAGAAAATGAGGTCAAAGAACTTCTTTTCGAAATTCATAAAAATTATTCGGGCGAAATCACCATCAAAACCGCTAATATTTTAAAAGAGAAAACTGAAACTTTTGAATTTGTTTTAGGTTCCGAGACTGAATTTCCGTCTTACAATCTGCCTCAAAAATATTTGTACGAACCCAATTCGGCAATTATGAAATCGGGAGGGTTTGACGAAGTGAGTACTGCCTTCAAAATACACAAACTGCACAAACATTCTCATTTATATACATCTGAAACTCTGATTGATTTTCCGGGAAGGAGCTTTGAGGTCGAAAAAGTAATTTCGTACAACAAGAATGAAATGAAAAACGAACTGCAGAATCAGCAGGCGAATGTTACGACCCGCAATTTTCCTGAGACAGTAGAAAATATTCGAAAAAAGTGGAAAATAAAAAATGGAGGAAATATGTATTGTTTTTTTACAACTGATAAAAATGATAACAAAATAGTTTTAATTTGCAGAAAAATTACTTAA
- a CDS encoding AI-2E family transporter: protein MITSKTISNGILRALATILIIGIVLYFLYEIQTVIVYLCVSLLLCLIANPLVQFLRQKLKFGNSLAATMTIILFVLLLTGFIFLFVPLIISQANNLALLDTNQLQTQFMETEQSIEAYFNIQHVDLNKVLRDSKITSMLDFTYFTGFINSILNFLADMGMGLVSVFFITFFFIKDQDDFKNTARKILPDSNEDKILNSITKINHFLTRYFIGLLLQLTVVFILYLIVLLIFGNKNAFVIAFLCAILNIIPYLGPIIGTVLAALLTMISLIGQDFQSEILPTTIYVVIGFLLVQVIDNNISQPIISSKSVNSHPLEIFLITLISGITFGIVGMIIAIPLFTMIKVILKEFFPDNKVISILTERI, encoded by the coding sequence ATGATAACATCAAAAACTATTTCGAACGGAATTTTAAGAGCTTTAGCAACGATCTTAATAATTGGTATCGTTTTATACTTTTTATATGAAATACAAACTGTAATTGTTTATTTGTGTGTTTCTCTTCTATTATGTCTTATTGCCAACCCGCTTGTGCAGTTTTTAAGACAGAAACTAAAATTTGGTAATTCTCTTGCCGCCACAATGACGATTATTCTTTTTGTTTTACTGCTTACCGGTTTTATCTTTTTATTTGTGCCGCTTATTATTTCGCAGGCCAATAATCTGGCACTTTTAGACACTAACCAGCTGCAGACTCAGTTTATGGAAACAGAGCAGAGCATCGAGGCTTACTTTAATATTCAGCATGTAGATCTGAATAAAGTTTTAAGAGATTCCAAAATAACCTCTATGCTGGATTTTACTTATTTTACGGGTTTTATAAATTCGATCCTAAACTTTTTAGCCGATATGGGAATGGGACTGGTTTCGGTTTTCTTTATTACTTTTTTCTTTATTAAAGATCAGGATGATTTTAAAAACACAGCCCGAAAAATTCTTCCGGACTCAAACGAAGACAAAATCCTTAATTCAATTACCAAAATAAATCATTTCCTGACACGCTATTTTATTGGGCTTTTACTGCAGTTAACCGTTGTTTTTATCTTATATTTAATTGTTCTGCTAATATTTGGAAACAAAAATGCATTTGTAATTGCCTTCCTGTGTGCTATTTTAAATATCATTCCGTATTTAGGACCTATTATTGGGACTGTTCTGGCGGCACTTTTAACTATGATTAGTTTAATTGGACAGGATTTCCAGTCAGAAATTTTACCAACGACTATTTATGTCGTTATCGGCTTTTTATTGGTACAGGTTATCGATAATAATATCAGCCAGCCAATAATTTCTTCAAAAAGCGTAAATTCGCATCCGCTGGAAATATTCCTTATTACTTTAATCAGCGGTATTACTTTTGGAATTGTCGGAATGATTATCGCAATTCCTCTTTTTACGATGATTAAAGTGATTTTAAAAGAATTTTTCCCGGATAATAAAGTCATATCTATTTTAACCGAAAGAATTTAA
- a CDS encoding zinc metalloprotease has translation MKKVIITAITALVLFSCQSDQTEAASTDASALASRRACATQDVLDAQLKANPALAIKMNQIEAFTAAHSDGKFTGRLVNGKIEIPVVVNVLYRTAAQNISDAQIQSQIDVLNKDFNALNSDYNNVPALFAGVKANIGITFVLDQVIRKSTTKTSWGTNDAMKKTAQGGIAPTSPTTKLNMWSCTIGGGILGYAQFPGGSSATDGVVIDPRYFGLSGAANAPFNLGRTATHEVGHWMNLRHIWGDATCGSDLVADTPTHNEENYGVPAYPHYSTCSGTPVEMTMNYMDYVDDAAMYMFSTGQKNRIAAIFTTGGARASFAQ, from the coding sequence ATGAAAAAAGTTATCATTACTGCAATTACAGCATTAGTGCTGTTTTCTTGTCAAAGTGACCAAACCGAAGCTGCCAGCACAGACGCATCTGCACTAGCCAGCCGTCGTGCCTGCGCAACTCAGGATGTTCTTGATGCACAATTAAAAGCAAATCCTGCTCTTGCAATCAAAATGAATCAAATTGAGGCATTTACTGCTGCACATTCTGATGGAAAATTCACAGGCCGTTTAGTAAACGGCAAAATCGAAATTCCCGTTGTGGTAAACGTTTTGTACAGAACAGCTGCACAAAACATTTCTGATGCCCAGATTCAGTCTCAGATTGATGTTTTAAACAAAGATTTTAATGCGCTAAATTCTGATTACAACAACGTACCGGCTCTTTTTGCAGGTGTAAAAGCCAATATTGGTATTACGTTTGTACTGGATCAGGTAATTAGAAAATCGACTACAAAAACTTCATGGGGAACTAACGATGCAATGAAAAAAACAGCTCAGGGCGGTATTGCTCCTACTTCACCAACAACTAAACTTAATATGTGGTCCTGCACAATTGGAGGCGGTATTTTGGGTTACGCACAATTTCCAGGCGGATCGTCTGCTACAGATGGTGTTGTAATTGATCCTCGTTATTTTGGATTATCAGGTGCTGCAAATGCTCCTTTCAACTTAGGAAGAACAGCAACTCACGAAGTAGGACACTGGATGAACTTACGCCACATTTGGGGAGATGCAACCTGCGGAAGCGATTTAGTTGCTGACACACCTACTCATAACGAAGAAAATTATGGTGTTCCTGCTTATCCGCACTACAGCACCTGCTCTGGTACTCCGGTAGAAATGACCATGAACTACATGGATTATGTTGACGACGCAGCTATGTACATGTTCTCAACTGGCCAGAAAAACAGAATTGCAGCTATATTTACAACTGGAGGAGCAAGAGCTTCTTTTGCACAATAG
- a CDS encoding TrmH family RNA methyltransferase, translating into MQLTHEENQFERKTFPITLVCDHIYFQQNIGSLFRISEAFGVENIIFLGKDIPLTPRKINKTSRSTHLHVPHQVIEENEALIEYLQNNDFEIIALEITSNSKPLKEVVLPKDKKIALLIGSEISGISEDLLKISHQIVHINMFGNNSSMNVVQAASIALYEITSL; encoded by the coding sequence GTGCAGCTTACTCACGAAGAAAATCAGTTTGAACGAAAAACTTTCCCGATAACGCTGGTTTGCGATCATATTTATTTTCAGCAGAATATTGGCTCACTATTCCGAATTTCTGAGGCTTTCGGGGTCGAAAATATTATCTTTTTAGGAAAAGATATTCCGCTTACGCCCAGAAAAATCAATAAGACTTCAAGAAGCACGCATCTTCATGTCCCGCATCAGGTTATAGAAGAAAACGAAGCTTTAATCGAATATCTGCAAAATAATGATTTCGAAATTATTGCTTTAGAAATCACGAGTAACAGCAAACCTCTGAAAGAAGTTGTACTTCCTAAAGACAAAAAAATTGCACTTCTAATTGGCAGCGAAATCAGCGGTATCTCCGAAGATCTTCTAAAAATTTCCCATCAAATTGTCCACATCAATATGTTTGGTAACAACAGCAGTATGAATGTAGTACAGGCGGCCAGTATTGCCTTGTATGAAATCACTTCTTTGTAA
- a CDS encoding DUF4159 domain-containing protein, with protein sequence MKKLFYLLVLVSVSSFSQEIALLKYSGGGDWYANPTSLPNLIRFCNSNINTRIKAKPSTVEPSNPDLLSYPFVHMTGHGNVVFSDSDVTNLRNYLNGGGFLHIDDNYGMDQYIRKEIKKIFPNNNLMEIPANHAIFQKPFPFPNGLPKIHEHDGTRPQAFGIFVENKLVLLYTYECDLGDGWEDAEVHNDPAGARDKALKMGANIINYIFTN encoded by the coding sequence ATGAAAAAATTATTTTACTTATTAGTACTGGTTTCCGTTTCTTCCTTCTCTCAGGAAATTGCTTTATTAAAATACAGCGGCGGGGGCGACTGGTATGCCAACCCTACTTCTCTGCCTAATTTAATTCGTTTTTGCAATTCGAATATCAATACGCGCATAAAAGCAAAACCATCGACTGTAGAACCGAGTAATCCGGATTTGCTTTCGTACCCGTTTGTGCACATGACGGGACACGGGAATGTAGTATTCAGCGATTCTGATGTAACTAATTTAAGAAATTATCTAAACGGAGGCGGTTTTCTTCATATTGATGATAACTACGGAATGGATCAGTACATTCGAAAAGAAATTAAGAAGATATTTCCAAATAATAATTTAATGGAGATTCCGGCGAATCATGCTATTTTTCAAAAACCGTTTCCTTTTCCAAACGGACTTCCTAAAATTCACGAACATGACGGAACACGTCCGCAGGCATTTGGTATTTTTGTAGAAAACAAGCTGGTTTTGTTGTACACTTATGAATGCGACCTTGGTGACGGCTGGGAAGATGCCGAAGTACACAACGATCCGGCAGGTGCGCGTGATAAAGCGTTAAAAATGGGCGCCAATATCATCAATTATATCTTTACCAATTAA